In one Neobacillus sp. WH10 genomic region, the following are encoded:
- a CDS encoding ABC transporter ATP-binding protein, translating to MSYILTTNNLTKVFHGKEVISQVNMNVKKGEIYGFLGPNGAGKTTIMKMMTNLIKPTSGEIEIFGEKLTDTSYEVLKRMGTIIEYPIFYEKLTAGENLDLHCEYMGYHDKKAIQHALDLVGLKDINDKPVKDFSLGMKQRLGIARAIITKPDLLILDEPINGLDPIGIKELRDLFKMLCKEYGITILISSHILGEIEQMADTIGVISNGKLIEEVSMENINGQHTEYIEIAVDNIKKAVFILENNLGIANFKVIEDGFIRIYDSSITQLDISKAFILNDVSVESISKKTSSLEDYFLKLINGGAIHA from the coding sequence ATGTCTTATATATTAACAACAAACAATCTTACAAAAGTGTTTCATGGTAAAGAAGTGATTTCTCAGGTGAATATGAATGTAAAAAAAGGAGAAATTTATGGATTTCTTGGTCCGAATGGTGCAGGGAAAACGACTATAATGAAGATGATGACCAATTTAATTAAACCGACTAGCGGAGAGATTGAAATTTTTGGAGAAAAATTAACCGATACCTCCTATGAAGTGTTAAAAAGGATGGGAACGATTATTGAATATCCTATTTTTTACGAGAAATTAACTGCAGGAGAAAATTTAGATTTACATTGTGAATATATGGGGTACCACGACAAGAAAGCGATTCAGCATGCGCTAGATCTTGTTGGTTTAAAAGATATTAATGATAAACCTGTTAAAGACTTTTCACTTGGGATGAAACAAAGACTTGGCATCGCTCGTGCAATCATAACAAAGCCAGATCTGTTAATTTTAGATGAACCGATTAATGGACTTGACCCTATTGGAATTAAGGAGCTAAGGGATTTATTTAAAATGCTTTGTAAAGAGTATGGGATCACAATACTTATTTCCAGTCATATTTTAGGTGAAATAGAGCAAATGGCTGATACCATTGGTGTAATTAGTAATGGAAAGTTAATTGAGGAAGTTTCAATGGAGAATATCAATGGACAGCATACTGAATATATCGAAATAGCTGTAGATAATATTAAAAAAGCAGTCTTTATCTTAGAAAATAATCTTGGAATTGCAAATTTTAAAGTGATAGAGGATGGCTTCATTCGAATATATGATTCAAGCATCACTCAACTGGATATTTCAAAAGCCTTTATCCTAAATGATGTTTCAGTGGAATCGATAAGTAAGAAAACGAGTTCTTTAGAAGACTACTTTTTAAAGTTGATTAATGGGGGTGCGATCCATGCTTAA